A single genomic interval of uncultured Desulfobacter sp. harbors:
- the parE gene encoding DNA topoisomerase IV subunit B, with protein sequence MNLFDGRTLDKTADQGYDARSIEVLKGLDPVKRRPGMYTDTSSPDHLAFEVIDNSVDEAIAGFATRINVTLTQDNRITVSDNGRGMPVDIHPQEGISGVELIMTKLHAGAKFSNKDYAFSGGLHGVGVSVVNALSIHLCIDICRDKKRYRIEFQNGTKTKNLEETGKAANSGTTLSFKPDPAYFDTDQFNVVAIRAALKSKAVLCQGLTTTFTVEKTGETDTWHYNQGLDQYLKEMIRSTKTIFPEPFTGSADNDDLKAVWAVNWGLEDALDIEESYVNLIPTKLGGTHVNGFRSGLLESVKEFCKFRNLLPKGVFLTPEDIWQNVGYVLSVKLVEAQFSGQTKERLSSRHCASLVNIQVRDAFSLWLNQNVAFGEALAQAAIENARRRERKRKKVSLKTRTSGASLPAKLSDCTSDDQRQRELFFVEGDSAGGSAKQARDRRFQAIMPLRGKILNTWDLNSSTILESKEIRDISQVLGVVPGSKDISKLRYNKLCILADADSDGLHIATLLCALFLRHFPEVVQQGHVFVAMPPLYRIDMGKEVFYALDDSEKSAIIKRLSRRKKPAKINIQRFKGLGEMNPSQLRETTIAPDSRRLVQLTITDEPVVGEQKNDPARENEESTSALSENERLLDSSAADNARASESKKDDVYQVMDMLLSKKRARDRKHWIETHGVIKEI encoded by the coding sequence ATGAACTTATTTGATGGCAGAACACTGGATAAGACCGCAGACCAAGGGTATGATGCCCGGTCCATAGAAGTGCTCAAAGGCCTTGACCCGGTCAAGCGCAGACCCGGCATGTACACGGACACATCAAGCCCGGACCACCTGGCGTTTGAAGTTATTGACAACAGTGTGGATGAGGCCATTGCAGGCTTTGCCACACGCATTAACGTCACCCTGACCCAGGACAACAGGATCACTGTATCTGACAACGGCCGGGGAATGCCCGTGGACATTCACCCCCAGGAAGGTATTTCCGGCGTTGAACTGATCATGACCAAGCTGCATGCCGGTGCCAAATTTTCAAACAAGGATTATGCGTTTTCCGGCGGGCTTCATGGGGTAGGTGTTTCTGTGGTCAATGCCCTGTCCATTCATCTGTGCATTGATATTTGCCGGGACAAAAAACGATATCGAATTGAATTTCAAAACGGCACTAAAACCAAAAACCTGGAAGAGACCGGCAAAGCGGCCAATAGCGGAACCACGCTGTCGTTTAAGCCGGATCCGGCCTATTTTGATACCGATCAATTCAATGTGGTCGCCATCCGGGCAGCGCTTAAATCCAAGGCGGTTCTCTGCCAGGGACTGACCACCACCTTTACCGTTGAAAAAACCGGAGAAACCGACACCTGGCATTACAACCAGGGCCTGGATCAATATCTTAAAGAGATGATCCGCAGCACCAAGACTATTTTTCCGGAACCGTTCACAGGCTCTGCCGACAATGATGACTTAAAGGCCGTATGGGCGGTGAACTGGGGGCTGGAAGATGCCCTTGACATTGAGGAAAGCTATGTCAACCTCATTCCCACAAAACTTGGGGGTACCCATGTCAATGGGTTCAGATCCGGCTTGCTTGAGTCTGTTAAAGAGTTTTGCAAATTTCGAAACCTTCTGCCTAAAGGTGTGTTTCTTACCCCTGAGGATATCTGGCAAAATGTGGGATATGTATTATCCGTAAAACTTGTGGAAGCCCAGTTTTCAGGTCAGACCAAAGAACGTCTCTCCTCACGGCACTGTGCAAGCCTGGTTAATATCCAAGTCCGGGATGCTTTCAGTCTGTGGCTGAACCAGAACGTGGCGTTCGGCGAAGCCCTTGCCCAGGCCGCCATCGAAAATGCCAGACGCCGTGAAAGAAAACGCAAAAAAGTGTCCTTGAAAACCCGTACCAGCGGGGCCTCTTTGCCGGCTAAACTGTCAGACTGCACCAGCGATGACCAAAGACAGCGGGAGCTTTTTTTTGTGGAGGGAGACTCTGCCGGCGGTTCGGCCAAGCAGGCCAGAGACAGGCGTTTCCAGGCCATCATGCCCCTGCGGGGAAAAATCTTGAATACCTGGGATTTAAATTCTTCGACCATACTTGAATCCAAGGAGATCCGGGATATTTCCCAGGTACTGGGCGTTGTCCCGGGATCAAAGGATATTTCCAAGCTGCGCTACAACAAATTATGTATCCTGGCCGATGCAGACTCCGATGGCCTGCATATTGCGACCTTGTTGTGCGCACTTTTTCTAAGGCACTTTCCCGAAGTGGTCCAACAAGGCCATGTGTTCGTGGCCATGCCGCCCCTTTACCGGATCGATATGGGAAAAGAGGTGTTTTACGCCCTTGATGATTCAGAAAAAAGCGCTATCATCAAACGGCTGAGCCGCAGAAAAAAACCGGCAAAAATAAATATCCAGCGTTTCAAGGGATTGGGGGAGATGAATCCATCCCAACTGCGGGAGACCACCATTGCCCCGGACTCCCGGCGTCTGGTTCAGTTGACAATTACGGATGAACCAGTCGTCGGCGAACAAAAAAACGATCCGGCCCGGGAAAACGAAGAATCGACATCCGCCTTATCTGAAAACGAAAGGCTTCTTGATTCTTCGGCAGCAGATAATGCCCGGGCGTCAGAATCAAAAAAGGATGATGTGTACCAGGTCATGGATATGCTTTTGAGTAAAAAAAGGGCCCGGGACCGGAAACATTGGATTGAAACCCATGGAGTAATCAAAGAGATTTAA
- a CDS encoding class I adenylate cyclase, translating into MDDFNPEFNRHTFDDHWKSLDEQQRINIILQAPQLPVYLGLLPILNSVFSTHYSLREAGRKSLNEMALVIRKNIETPLENNPLRQAEADAFQAAALIYRKIFAQMSFSDKSVLIQALMNIGSIGAFFAFKAIYLERVSPDVIKKCIKGLDDRLSLIFADQYLQADPAIRLRFANLFRYVLAGVKQREAVTWYYAGLFDRGRDVDPYLNNIDAALRDPFLIEDNELVSPDPQDRIIGLKAISMMRSKIPLRVFEKALTQETVKKVRMAVYSLIENSSLGLYPELFEPVFQRFQNAKTNEALSAFKALVVTGRHPFHKVMDMVRDTYPSLIPIIHMEISELSRLSFFALQDIALSRGVYQGKNYDVNLACIFGMIKKRPERVVRILKENIEICGSDRIRKEVDRLMVKTQSLLLKERKSITAPFKNIQMEMPEKKSMATFFKSILKDPVQKKLDDLKQRIVPRDLDFQKAVIRDLDLSGMDLTRAILNLTHAQITNTLLTGIRVSGGVCRNTLFYNMNLDEAVFDQTCFDNAVFVNVSAQNAKFNQCSFQNASFYNCNLNGADMSDALFVEAVISKTSFKETNLTCAVFAYARLSGLSFVNACLYMADFTNTRARFCRFASHAAMHMRIRDLNYNDREYQLSFNDLPRIDPRVANEINILIFSEFIHFGQAKFIKQNKLSLLAAFDIFKPEQADFFQLLPLLIHENIAMPETNKILSSTPCGVEDYLPSRETERVGRHYLGSADVVVRRHPNPCILAIYSMGSVGSVAQTAESDIDYWICIDEKRLGHQGTDLLRQKLDVLESMALERFKIQVTFFLVDIFKARDNDFGGSSQESSGSAQALLLKEEFYRTMIHVAGRLPLWTALPTSISINYYNLIFDCINRLPGTKRYIDLGDIHAVPRNEYFGASIWQMFKWLKSPFKSVIKMALLEKYINTYGREPMLCNEYKNEWMNSGTHLKPGQNDSYVILLNTLIHFYMKSGDTRSIKLLLTCFFLKLGITKQSELDFSVFGLRRILLERCLREWGWTQEKVFEIGRFRSWPYAAIHRLSLTIEQYMMTRYTDLKSRFKDDSGPAISEQDRLVLERKVDIQFQDKPGKIKKLLLISSGDRHFSRLYIDYLAVPGKKYGLWKLIHKPSIQARMDEESILTVNSVEEIGAWLIHNHLYTDHTFLAMAPNPTKVSHDSIEKLYRSMHDFFTPELAKPVSFDALRRKPFIMSLFVSVNFYAERPGGKISDFTLVYLNSWEEMFFRIARLKTPVADLEPVKKQICIWLGLKQLPEKTVFHTPRRG; encoded by the coding sequence ATGGATGACTTTAATCCTGAATTTAATCGTCACACCTTTGATGATCATTGGAAGAGCCTTGATGAACAACAGCGTATAAATATAATCCTTCAGGCACCACAATTGCCTGTCTATCTGGGTCTTCTGCCCATTTTAAACAGTGTTTTTTCGACCCATTACTCTTTAAGGGAAGCGGGAAGAAAAAGTTTAAACGAGATGGCTTTGGTCATTCGGAAAAACATAGAAACACCACTGGAAAATAATCCGTTAAGACAGGCAGAGGCCGACGCCTTTCAGGCGGCCGCTCTTATTTACCGCAAAATTTTTGCGCAAATGTCATTTTCAGATAAAAGTGTTCTTATTCAGGCACTTATGAACATTGGCAGTATCGGCGCTTTTTTTGCGTTCAAGGCCATTTATCTGGAACGGGTTTCCCCGGACGTGATAAAAAAATGTATCAAAGGTCTGGATGACCGGCTTAGTTTGATTTTTGCCGATCAGTATCTGCAGGCAGACCCCGCCATCCGTCTGCGTTTTGCAAACCTGTTTCGCTATGTACTTGCCGGCGTTAAGCAGCGCGAGGCTGTGACCTGGTACTATGCCGGCCTGTTTGACCGGGGGCGTGATGTTGACCCCTATTTGAATAATATTGACGCCGCGTTGCGAGACCCCTTTCTCATAGAGGACAATGAGCTGGTGTCCCCGGACCCTCAAGATCGGATCATCGGCCTTAAAGCCATCTCAATGATGCGATCAAAGATACCTTTACGGGTTTTTGAAAAAGCGTTAACCCAAGAAACCGTAAAAAAGGTCAGGATGGCTGTATACAGTCTGATTGAGAATTCATCCCTTGGATTGTACCCGGAACTGTTTGAACCTGTGTTTCAGCGGTTTCAAAATGCCAAAACCAACGAGGCTCTCAGCGCGTTCAAGGCCCTTGTTGTGACCGGCAGACACCCCTTTCACAAGGTTATGGATATGGTTCGGGACACTTATCCTTCCCTTATTCCCATCATCCATATGGAGATTTCAGAGTTATCCAGACTCTCATTTTTTGCGCTCCAGGACATTGCGTTGAGCAGGGGCGTCTATCAGGGTAAAAATTATGACGTCAACCTGGCATGCATTTTCGGCATGATTAAAAAACGTCCGGAACGAGTGGTCAGGATTTTAAAGGAAAACATAGAAATTTGCGGGTCGGACCGGATCAGGAAAGAAGTGGACCGCCTAATGGTAAAAACCCAGAGCCTGCTGCTCAAGGAACGTAAAAGCATTACTGCTCCTTTCAAGAATATCCAGATGGAAATGCCCGAGAAAAAATCCATGGCCACCTTTTTCAAATCCATACTCAAGGATCCGGTCCAAAAAAAACTGGATGATTTAAAACAGCGGATTGTTCCCCGGGATTTGGATTTTCAGAAGGCGGTTATCCGGGACCTGGATTTGTCCGGGATGGATTTGACCCGAGCCATACTTAATCTGACCCATGCACAGATTACCAACACGTTGCTGACAGGCATTCGCGTATCAGGCGGTGTATGCCGCAATACCCTGTTTTACAATATGAATCTGGATGAGGCTGTATTTGATCAGACCTGCTTTGATAATGCCGTCTTTGTCAATGTGTCTGCCCAAAATGCAAAATTCAATCAATGCAGTTTCCAAAACGCATCTTTTTATAATTGTAATTTAAATGGGGCAGACATGAGCGATGCTCTGTTCGTTGAGGCGGTCATATCAAAAACCTCTTTTAAAGAAACAAATCTGACCTGTGCTGTTTTTGCATACGCGCGACTATCCGGTCTATCCTTTGTCAATGCCTGCCTTTACATGGCCGATTTCACCAATACCAGGGCCCGGTTCTGCCGGTTTGCATCACATGCCGCCATGCATATGCGTATCCGGGATCTGAATTATAATGACAGGGAATACCAACTCAGCTTCAATGACCTGCCAAGGATCGATCCCAGAGTGGCCAATGAAATAAATATACTTATTTTTTCTGAGTTTATTCATTTTGGGCAGGCAAAATTTATTAAACAGAATAAATTAAGTCTGCTGGCGGCTTTTGATATTTTTAAGCCGGAACAGGCGGATTTTTTTCAGCTTCTACCGTTACTGATCCACGAAAACATTGCAATGCCCGAAACCAATAAGATCCTGTCATCAACGCCTTGTGGCGTAGAAGATTATCTACCGTCAAGGGAGACCGAACGGGTTGGCCGGCACTACCTGGGAAGTGCCGATGTTGTCGTCCGCCGGCATCCGAATCCCTGCATCCTTGCAATATATTCCATGGGAAGTGTTGGGTCTGTTGCCCAAACCGCGGAGTCTGACATTGATTACTGGATCTGTATAGATGAAAAACGGTTGGGGCACCAGGGAACCGATCTTTTGCGCCAAAAACTGGATGTTTTGGAGAGCATGGCTCTGGAACGGTTTAAAATCCAGGTCACCTTTTTTCTTGTGGATATTTTCAAGGCCCGTGATAATGATTTTGGCGGTTCCTCCCAGGAAAGTTCAGGCTCAGCCCAGGCCTTGTTGCTCAAGGAGGAGTTTTACCGAACCATGATCCATGTGGCAGGCAGACTGCCCTTGTGGACCGCGCTTCCCACCAGTATCAGCATCAATTATTATAATCTGATCTTCGATTGCATTAATCGTTTACCCGGTACCAAACGGTATATTGATCTGGGTGATATCCATGCCGTACCCCGTAATGAATATTTCGGCGCTTCTATCTGGCAAATGTTTAAATGGCTTAAAAGCCCTTTTAAATCGGTCATTAAGATGGCCCTACTGGAAAAATACATCAATACCTATGGCCGGGAACCCATGCTGTGCAATGAGTATAAAAATGAGTGGATGAATTCAGGGACACATCTGAAGCCGGGACAGAACGATTCTTACGTTATTTTGCTCAATACCCTGATTCATTTTTACATGAAGTCAGGGGATACACGCTCCATCAAACTTTTACTCACCTGTTTTTTTCTAAAGCTGGGGATTACAAAACAATCGGAGTTGGATTTCAGTGTTTTTGGCCTGCGACGCATCCTTTTGGAAAGGTGCCTGCGGGAATGGGGCTGGACCCAGGAAAAGGTGTTTGAAATCGGCCGATTCAGATCCTGGCCTTATGCCGCTATTCACCGCCTTTCCTTGACCATTGAACAGTATATGATGACACGATACACTGACCTTAAAAGCCGATTCAAGGATGATTCCGGGCCGGCTATTTCTGAGCAGGACCGTTTGGTTCTTGAACGTAAGGTGGATATCCAGTTCCAGGACAAACCGGGTAAGATTAAAAAATTGCTTTTAATTTCAAGTGGGGACCGTCATTTTTCACGGCTTTATATAGACTACCTGGCCGTGCCCGGAAAAAAATACGGCCTGTGGAAATTGATCCATAAACCATCTATCCAGGCCCGGATGGATGAAGAATCCATACTCACGGTAAATTCTGTGGAGGAGATCGGAGCCTGGCTGATTCATAACCATCTTTATACAGACCACACTTTTTTAGCCATGGCGCCGAATCCCACGAAAGTTTCCCACGACAGCATTGAAAAACTTTACAGAAGCATGCATGATTTTTTTACCCCTGAATTAGCAAAACCGGTTAGTTTTGATGCATTAAGAAGAAAACCGTTCATTATGAGTCTGTTTGTTTCCGTTAATTTTTATGCGGAAAGACCCGGCGGCAAAATTTCAGATTTCACACTGGTCTACCTGAATTCCTGGGAAGAGATGTTTTTTCGAATCGCAAGACTTAAAACGCCGGTGGCGGACCTTGAACCGGTCAAAAAACAGATATGCATATGGCTTGGTTTAAAGCAATTGCCCGAAAAAACCGTCTTTCATACCCCAAGAAGGGGTTAA
- a CDS encoding TIGR00730 family Rossman fold protein, producing MSKPNNIQYPIDDFKSGESWRLFKIMGEFVEGIDGLHDLGPAVSIFGSARITKGHPDYETARKTAACFAAGGYAIITGGGPGIMEAANLGASEQNGESVGLKINLPFEEKGNAYMTRALNFNYFFIRKVMFVKYAQAYIIMPGGLGTMDEMFETLTLVQTRRIRKMPVILMNKDFWAGLLEWIKKSLAESELISPLDMELFSLVDTPEQALEIVDNFYNRA from the coding sequence ATGAGCAAACCCAATAACATCCAGTACCCCATTGATGATTTCAAGTCTGGTGAATCATGGCGCCTGTTTAAAATTATGGGCGAATTTGTTGAAGGTATAGACGGACTTCATGATCTGGGACCTGCCGTATCTATTTTCGGTTCTGCCAGAATAACCAAGGGCCATCCTGATTATGAAACTGCAAGAAAGACAGCAGCCTGTTTTGCAGCCGGCGGGTATGCAATCATCACGGGTGGAGGCCCCGGCATAATGGAAGCGGCAAACCTGGGCGCATCAGAGCAGAACGGGGAGTCTGTCGGGTTAAAAATCAACCTGCCCTTTGAAGAAAAGGGCAATGCCTATATGACCCGGGCTCTGAATTTTAATTACTTTTTTATCCGAAAGGTTATGTTTGTAAAATATGCCCAAGCCTATATCATCATGCCGGGAGGACTTGGCACAATGGATGAAATGTTTGAAACCCTGACACTGGTTCAGACCCGGCGTATCCGAAAAATGCCTGTCATTTTAATGAATAAAGACTTTTGGGCCGGACTTCTGGAGTGGATTAAAAAATCACTTGCCGAAAGCGAATTAATCTCGCCCTTGGATATGGAATTGTTTTCATTAGTTGACACCCCGGAACAGGCCCTTGAAATAGTAGATAACTTTTACAACCGAGCTTAA
- a CDS encoding HPr family phosphocarrier protein — MTINLDFQYSISRQTAVVNALGMHARPAAVIAGMAQDAGGDIWLSDGKSIVDAASIIEILSLCAVTGTKVSIFTEKEEDSALADKIKNFFDIGFGENE, encoded by the coding sequence ATGACTATAAATTTGGATTTTCAATATTCAATTTCCCGGCAGACAGCTGTTGTCAATGCCTTGGGAATGCATGCGCGGCCTGCGGCAGTAATTGCCGGGATGGCCCAAGACGCCGGTGGTGACATCTGGTTGTCAGATGGAAAAAGCATTGTGGATGCCGCAAGCATTATCGAAATTTTATCTCTTTGTGCGGTTACGGGGACAAAGGTGTCCATTTTTACAGAAAAAGAAGAAGATTCTGCCCTGGCAGATAAAATCAAGAATTTTTTTGATATTGGATTTGGGGAAAATGAATAG
- the ptsP gene encoding phosphoenolpyruvate--protein phosphotransferase, with protein MNRTVMDQIVLRGISGSPGICIGKAYLVDREGVNPIKRYSVSSDMVPNEINRFKNAVDKAKKDHAKTIDSLGDDLSENLNILETHMVLFKDKMLYGKTIDTITNDQVNAEWALRQVSRRISRMFDQINDPYLRARGNDIIQVSDKIMNYLVGEADLRISEINKRVIIVAHDLSPADASQIQLERIKGFVTDRGGKASHTSIVAKSLKIPSVLGLGNATANINNDDILILDGSAGIIIINPDEDTLFRYQEKMERFETIRADIERESHLPAITADGVPINLLANIEHVEEVVSARDNKAAGIGLLRTEFLCLDLNRFPTEEQMLQKYGELVELMQPAPVTIRTLDINGDKFNPNIDPVEEANPALGLRAVRFCLKNESIFIAQIKAILRAAAFGNINLLIPMISCVEEIIGVKSCIDKAVIELESEDKIFNKDIPLGIMIEVPSAVMMARELAEHVDFFSIGTNDLIQYSMAIDRRNRRVAHLYQALNPAVLKMIRLIVDAATEKNIGLVMCGEMAGDAINIPVLLGLGLRNLSMNAGSIPVIKKMIRSMDVSKARKDVQTILGFQTVQEIVDYIQTEYKDLLPYKDNEE; from the coding sequence ATGAATAGAACCGTTATGGATCAAATTGTTCTCAGGGGCATCAGCGGTTCTCCCGGTATCTGTATTGGAAAGGCTTATCTTGTTGACCGGGAGGGCGTTAACCCCATTAAACGCTATTCTGTAAGCTCGGATATGGTCCCCAATGAAATAAACCGGTTTAAAAATGCCGTAGATAAAGCTAAAAAAGACCATGCCAAGACCATTGATTCTTTAGGGGATGATTTAAGTGAGAACCTGAACATCCTTGAAACCCATATGGTTTTGTTCAAGGATAAAATGCTTTACGGCAAAACCATTGATACCATTACCAATGACCAGGTCAATGCGGAGTGGGCGCTTCGACAGGTGTCCAGGCGTATCAGCCGGATGTTTGATCAAATCAATGATCCGTATCTTCGGGCCAGGGGTAATGATATTATTCAGGTCTCAGACAAAATAATGAATTATCTGGTGGGTGAGGCTGACCTTCGAATCAGCGAAATCAACAAACGCGTTATCATAGTCGCCCATGACCTTTCCCCCGCAGATGCCAGCCAGATTCAGCTTGAGCGCATCAAAGGGTTTGTAACGGACAGGGGCGGCAAGGCTTCCCATACAAGTATCGTGGCCAAATCCCTTAAGATCCCATCGGTGTTGGGACTTGGCAATGCCACGGCAAATATAAATAATGATGATATCCTTATCCTAGACGGGTCCGCCGGGATTATTATCATTAATCCGGATGAAGACACCCTGTTCCGGTATCAAGAAAAGATGGAGCGGTTTGAAACCATCAGGGCTGATATTGAACGGGAGAGTCATCTGCCCGCAATCACTGCCGACGGGGTACCCATTAATCTTCTTGCCAATATAGAGCATGTGGAAGAGGTGGTGTCTGCCAGGGATAATAAAGCGGCTGGTATCGGACTGCTCAGAACGGAATTTTTATGTCTGGATTTAAACCGGTTCCCCACCGAGGAGCAAATGCTGCAAAAATATGGGGAGCTTGTGGAACTCATGCAGCCGGCTCCGGTGACCATCCGGACCCTGGATATTAACGGGGACAAATTTAATCCTAATATCGATCCGGTGGAAGAGGCCAACCCTGCATTAGGTTTGAGGGCTGTCAGATTTTGTCTAAAAAATGAAAGTATTTTTATCGCCCAGATCAAAGCCATTTTACGGGCTGCGGCTTTTGGTAATATTAATCTTCTTATTCCCATGATTTCCTGTGTTGAGGAAATTATTGGTGTAAAGTCTTGTATTGACAAGGCGGTTATTGAGCTTGAGTCCGAAGACAAAATATTTAATAAAGATATCCCGTTGGGAATTATGATCGAGGTGCCTTCCGCTGTAATGATGGCCCGGGAACTTGCCGAACACGTTGATTTTTTCAGTATAGGCACCAATGATTTGATTCAGTACTCCATGGCCATTGACCGGCGCAATCGCAGGGTGGCACATCTTTACCAGGCATTAAACCCTGCAGTACTGAAAATGATCCGTCTCATCGTGGACGCGGCAACCGAAAAAAATATTGGACTGGTTATGTGCGGTGAAATGGCAGGAGACGCCATTAATATCCCAGTGCTTCTTGGTTTGGGATTGAGAAATCTGTCAATGAACGCCGGTTCCATCCCTGTCATAAAAAAAATGATCCGGTCCATGGATGTTTCAAAAGCGCGGAAAGATGTCCAGACCATCCTTGGCTTTCAAACGGTTCAGGAAATAGTCGATTATATTCAAACGGAATACAAGGATCTTTTGCCTTATAAGGATAACGAGGAATAA
- the smpB gene encoding SsrA-binding protein SmpB — translation MNAKYTKLIATNKKARHNYHIDDEYEAGIVLVGSEVKAIREGRVSFKDSYADIRRGEVFLRRLHISPYAFAYNANHESLRTRKLLLHNHEIKKLVGKIKEQGYSLVPLKIYFKNDKIKVLLGLGKGKKLYDKRETIKQRDVKRDMDRERKKYS, via the coding sequence ATGAACGCAAAATATACCAAACTGATTGCCACCAATAAAAAAGCCCGGCATAATTATCACATTGATGATGAATATGAGGCCGGTATTGTGCTGGTGGGTTCAGAAGTTAAAGCCATCAGAGAGGGCAGGGTCAGTTTCAAGGATTCTTACGCAGATATCAGGCGCGGAGAAGTTTTTTTGCGCCGTCTTCACATCTCTCCCTATGCGTTTGCATACAATGCCAATCATGAATCCTTGCGTACCCGGAAACTTTTGTTGCACAACCATGAAATTAAAAAACTTGTCGGAAAAATAAAAGAACAGGGGTACTCCCTGGTGCCGTTAAAAATTTATTTTAAAAATGATAAAATAAAGGTTCTCCTTGGCCTTGGTAAAGGCAAAAAGCTTTACGACAAAAGGGAAACCATCAAACAGCGGGATGTTAAACGGGATATGGATCGTGAAAGAAAAAAATATTCCTGA
- a CDS encoding helix-turn-helix domain-containing protein — MEDRWLSVDEIGDYLGIKRDTVYKWISEKGMPAHKIGRLWKFKKDEVDRWVRSGCAAAGNEQHDKNKAE, encoded by the coding sequence ATGGAAGACAGATGGTTGTCCGTAGATGAAATTGGAGACTATCTCGGGATCAAGCGAGATACCGTATATAAGTGGATAAGCGAAAAAGGCATGCCCGCCCATAAAATCGGCCGCCTTTGGAAATTCAAGAAAGATGAAGTAGACCGATGGGTGCGGTCAGGCTGCGCTGCTGCAGGCAATGAGCAACATGATAAAAACAAAGCCGAATAA
- a CDS encoding type I restriction-modification system subunit M has protein sequence MTSNQQRAALQRQIWQIANDVRGAVDGWDFKQYVLGTLFYRFISENFSSYIEAGDDSINYAELSDDIITPDIKNDAVKTKGYFIYPSQLFANIAKGANTNESLNTDLAAIFAAIESSANGYPSERDIKGLFADFDTTSNRLGNTVTDKNTRLAAVLKGVAGLDFGDFQGNHIDLFGDAYEFLISNYAANAGKSGGEFFTPQHVSKLIAQLAMHRQTSVNKIYDPACVFQGRLWCSLFFPAKAVRPLSAFPVFFTGVVPKRKSASIWWITTMWRP, from the coding sequence ATGACAAGTAACCAACAACGCGCGGCACTGCAGCGCCAGATCTGGCAGATCGCCAATGATGTCCGAGGCGCAGTGGATGGCTGGGATTTTAAGCAATATGTACTCGGCACCCTGTTTTACCGCTTTATCAGTGAAAACTTTTCCAGCTACATCGAAGCCGGTGATGACAGCATCAACTATGCCGAGCTTTCAGATGATATTATCACCCCGGACATCAAAAATGATGCCGTTAAAACCAAGGGCTACTTCATCTACCCAAGCCAGCTGTTCGCCAATATTGCCAAAGGCGCCAACACCAATGAGAGCTTGAACACCGACCTGGCCGCCATATTTGCCGCCATTGAAAGCTCCGCCAATGGCTACCCGTCGGAGCGTGACATCAAAGGGTTGTTTGCCGATTTCGACACCACCAGCAACCGCCTCGGCAACACCGTCACCGATAAGAACACTCGTCTGGCTGCTGTGCTCAAGGGGGTGGCCGGACTGGACTTTGGTGATTTTCAAGGCAACCATATTGACCTGTTCGGCGATGCCTACGAGTTTCTTATCTCAAACTACGCCGCCAATGCCGGTAAATCCGGGGGTGAATTTTTCACCCCGCAACACGTTTCCAAGCTGATTGCCCAGCTCGCCATGCACAGGCAGACCAGCGTAAATAAAATTTATGACCCGGCCTGCGTGTTCCAAGGCCGACTTTGGTGCTCCCTGTTCTTTCCAGCAAAGGCCGTGCGGCCATTGTCTGCTTTCCCGGTATTTTTTACCGGGGTGGTGCCGAAAAGAAAATCCGCCAGTATCTGGTGGATAACAACTATGTGGAGACCGTGA
- a CDS encoding N-6 DNA methylase, whose protein sequence is MFYRGGAEKKIRQYLVDNNYVETVISLAPNLFFGTTIAVNILVLSKHKTDTSTQFINAGGLFKKETNNNVLTDKHIEQIMQVFDSKEQVDHFAQSVDNDRIAANDYNLSVSSYVEAKDNREVIDIAKLNAELKTTVAKIDQLRSDIDTIVAEIEGGNQ, encoded by the coding sequence ATTTTTTACCGGGGTGGTGCCGAAAAGAAAATCCGCCAGTATCTGGTGGATAACAACTATGTGGAGACCGTGATCTCCCTGGCACCCAACCTCTTTTTCGGCACCACCATTGCCGTCAACATTCTGGTGCTCTCCAAACACAAGACCGACACCAGCACCCAGTTCATCAATGCCGGCGGCCTGTTCAAGAAAGAGACCAACAACAACGTGCTCACCGACAAGCACATCGAACAGATCATGCAGGTCTTCGACAGCAAAGAGCAGGTGGATCACTTTGCCCAATCCGTAGATAACGACCGGATAGCTGCCAACGACTACAATCTTTCCGTCAGCAGCTATGTGGAAGCCAAAGACAACCGCGAGGTGATTGATATTGCAAAGCTCAATGCCGAGCTGAAAACCACCGTTGCCAAGATTGACCAGTTACGCTCGGACATTGATACCATTGTTGCGGAGATTGAAGGAGGTAACCAATGA